One genomic window of [Clostridium] scindens ATCC 35704 includes the following:
- the rplE gene encoding 50S ribosomal protein L5, translating to MSRLKEQYQNEIVDALTKKFGYKNIMEVPKLEKVVINMGVGEAKDNAKLLDSAVADLEKITGQKAVICKAKKSVANFKLREGMPIGCKVTLRGEKMYEFVDRLINLALPRVRDFRGVNPNAFDGRGNYALGIKEQLIFPEIEYDKVDKVRGMDVIFVTTAKTDEEARELLAQFNMPFTK from the coding sequence TTGAGTAGACTGAAAGAACAATACCAGAACGAAATCGTTGACGCATTGACAAAAAAGTTCGGTTATAAAAATATTATGGAAGTGCCAAAACTCGAAAAGGTTGTTATCAACATGGGTGTTGGCGAAGCAAAAGATAATGCTAAGCTTTTAGATTCAGCAGTTGCTGATCTTGAGAAGATTACAGGTCAGAAGGCAGTTATTTGCAAGGCAAAGAAGTCCGTTGCTAACTTCAAGTTAAGAGAAGGTATGCCAATCGGATGCAAGGTTACATTACGTGGAGAGAAGATGTATGAGTTCGTTGATCGTCTGATCAACCTCGCCCTGCCTCGTGTACGTGACTTCAGAGGCGTCAACCCTAACGCGTTTGACGGAAGAGGAAATTATGCCCTCGGCATCAAAGAGCAGCTTATCTTTCCGGAGATCGAGTATGATAAGGTTGACAAGGTAAGAGGAATGGATGTAATCTTTGTCACGACTGCAAAAACAGACGAAGAGGCGCGTGAATTGCTAGCACAGTTCAACATGCCATTTACAAAATAA
- the rplX gene encoding 50S ribosomal protein L24: protein MSMLKIKKGDTVKVIAGKDKDKEGKVIAIDQKDGKVVVEGVNMLTKHTKPSASNQNGGIIHQEGPIDISNVMYVHKGKATRVGIKMDGDKKVRYAKSTGEVID, encoded by the coding sequence ATGTCTATGTTAAAAATCAAAAAGGGCGACACTGTAAAGGTGATCGCTGGCAAAGATAAAGACAAAGAAGGCAAAGTTATTGCCATTGACCAGAAAGATGGTAAGGTTGTTGTTGAAGGAGTCAACATGCTGACAAAGCACACGAAACCAAGTGCTTCCAATCAAAATGGCGGCATCATTCATCAAGAAGGACCTATCGATATTTCCAACGTAATGTATGTTCACAAGGGAAAAGCAACCAGAGTGGGCATCAAGATGGATGGTGACAAGAAGGTTCGTTACGCAAAATCAACAGGCGAAGTAATTGATTAA
- the rplN gene encoding 50S ribosomal protein L14 — protein sequence MIQQESRLKVADNTGAKELLCIRVLGGSTRRYASIGDVIVATVKDATPGGVVKKGDVVKAVVVRTVKSTRRKDGSYIRFDENAAVIIKDDKTPRGTRIFGPVARELRDKQFMRIVSLAPEVL from the coding sequence ATGATACAGCAAGAAAGCAGACTGAAAGTAGCAGACAACACAGGTGCGAAAGAATTACTGTGTATCCGCGTACTTGGTGGTTCAACAAGAAGATATGCAAGTATCGGCGATGTAATCGTTGCGACCGTTAAAGATGCAACACCAGGCGGCGTTGTTAAAAAGGGTGACGTAGTAAAAGCTGTAGTTGTTCGTACTGTAAAGAGTACTCGTCGTAAAGATGGCTCATACATCCGTTTTGACGAAAATGCTGCTGTAATTATAAAAGATGATAAGACACCAAGAGGAACCCGTATCTTCGGGCCAGTAGCGAGAGAGCTCCGTGACAAGCAGTTCATGAGAATTGTGTCCCTGGCTCCGGAAGTACTATAA
- the rpsQ gene encoding 30S ribosomal protein S17, producing MERNLRKTRVGKVISNKMDKTIVVAVEDHVKHPLYKKIVKRTYKLKAHDEANECNIGDKVKVMETRPLSKDKRWRLVEVMEKVK from the coding sequence GTGGAAAGAAATCTTAGAAAAACCCGTGTGGGCAAGGTTATCAGTAATAAAATGGATAAGACCATAGTTGTTGCAGTTGAAGATCATGTAAAACATCCGCTTTACAAGAAGATTGTAAAGAGAACTTACAAGCTGAAAGCTCATGATGAAGCAAATGAATGCAACATTGGCGACAAAGTAAAAGTAATGGAAACAAGACCGTTATCTAAGGACAAGAGATGGAGACTTGTTGAAGTTATGGAAAAAGTGAAATAG
- the rpmC gene encoding 50S ribosomal protein L29: MKINEFVEDLRTKSAAELNEELVAAKKELFNLRFQNATNQLDNTSRIKEVRKNIARIQTIITEKAGQ; this comes from the coding sequence GTGAAAATTAATGAATTTGTAGAAGATTTAAGAACAAAATCAGCTGCAGAATTGAATGAAGAATTAGTAGCTGCTAAAAAGGAACTTTTCAACCTGAGATTCCAGAATGCAACAAATCAGTTAGACAATACAAGCAGAATCAAGGAAGTCAGAAAAAACATTGCCAGAATTCAGACGATAATTACTGAAAAGGCAGGACAATAG
- the rplP gene encoding 50S ribosomal protein L16, whose amino-acid sequence MLMPKRVKRRKQFRGSMKGKALRGNKITNGEYGIVAMEPCWIRSNQIEAARVAMTRYIKRGGKVWIKIFPDKPVTTKPAETRMGSGKGTLEYWVAVVKPGRVMFEIAGVSEEVAKEALRLATHKLPCKCKIVSRADLEGGDNSEN is encoded by the coding sequence ATGTTAATGCCAAAAAGAGTAAAACGTCGTAAACAATTCCGTGGTTCCATGAAGGGCAAGGCGCTTCGTGGAAACAAGATTACAAATGGTGAATATGGTATCGTTGCAATGGAGCCATGCTGGATTCGTTCCAACCAGATCGAGGCTGCCCGTGTCGCTATGACTCGTTATATCAAGCGTGGCGGTAAAGTATGGATCAAGATATTCCCAGATAAACCTGTAACTACGAAACCAGCTGAGACACGTATGGGTTCTGGTAAAGGAACCTTAGAATACTGGGTAGCGGTTGTTAAGCCGGGACGCGTTATGTTTGAAATCGCAGGCGTATCAGAAGAAGTTGCAAAAGAGGCGCTTCGTCTGGCAACTCATAAGCTGCCATGTAAATGTAAAATAGTTTCTCGCGCAGACTTAGAAGGCGGTGATAACAGTGAAAATTAA
- the rpsC gene encoding 30S ribosomal protein S3 encodes MGQKVNPHGLRVGIIKDWDSKWYAEKDFADYLVEDHEIRTYLKKRLYSAGVSRIEIERASDRVKIIIYTAKPGVVIGKGGAEIEKVKGELVRFTDKKLVVDIKEVKRPDKEAQLVAENIALQLENRISFRRAMKSCMSRTMKSGALGVKTSVSGRLGGADMARTEFYSEGTIPLQTLRADIDYGFAEADTTYGKVGVKVWIYKGEVLPEKAAKEGSDK; translated from the coding sequence ATGGGACAAAAAGTTAATCCTCATGGCTTGAGAGTCGGTATTATCAAAGACTGGGACTCTAAATGGTATGCTGAAAAAGACTTCGCAGACTACTTAGTAGAAGACCATGAAATCAGAACGTATCTTAAGAAGAGATTATACAGCGCCGGTGTTTCAAGGATTGAGATCGAAAGAGCATCCGACCGCGTTAAGATCATTATCTATACAGCAAAGCCTGGCGTAGTAATCGGCAAGGGCGGAGCAGAGATTGAGAAAGTAAAAGGCGAGTTAGTTCGGTTTACAGATAAGAAGTTAGTTGTTGACATCAAAGAAGTCAAGAGACCGGATAAAGAAGCTCAGCTGGTAGCGGAAAATATCGCGTTACAGCTTGAGAACCGTATCTCTTTCAGGCGTGCAATGAAATCCTGCATGTCCAGAACAATGAAATCTGGAGCACTTGGTGTTAAGACATCTGTATCAGGACGTCTTGGCGGAGCAGATATGGCCCGTACAGAGTTCTACAGCGAGGGAACCATCCCGCTTCAGACACTAAGAGCAGACATTGACTACGGATTCGCTGAGGCTGACACAACTTATGGAAAAGTTGGTGTTAAGGTTTGGATTTACAAAGGCGAAGTTCTTCCGGAAAAAGCAGCAAAGGAAGGGAGCGATAAATAA
- the rplV gene encoding 50S ribosomal protein L22 has product MAKGHRSQIKRERNANKDTRPSAKLSYARVSVQKACFVLDAIRGKDVTTALGILTYNPRYASSLIKKLLESAIANAENNNGMNAENLYIAEAYANKGPTMKRIRPRAQGRAYRIEKRMSHITLVLDER; this is encoded by the coding sequence ATGGCTAAAGGACATAGATCCCAAATCAAGAGAGAAAGAAATGCTAACAAAGATACAAGACCTTCTGCTAAGTTGTCTTACGCAAGAGTTTCTGTTCAGAAAGCATGTTTCGTATTAGATGCCATCAGAGGTAAGGATGTAACGACAGCACTTGGTATTTTAACTTATAATCCAAGATATGCTTCTAGTTTAATAAAGAAATTATTAGAGTCAGCAATTGCAAATGCTGAGAATAACAACGGTATGAATGCTGAAAATCTTTATATTGCAGAGGCTTATGCAAACAAAGGACCAACAATGAAGAGAATCAGACCTAGAGCGCAGGGAAGGGCTTACAGAATCGAGAAGAGAATGAGCCACATTACACTTGTGCTTGATGAAAGATAA
- the rpsS gene encoding 30S ribosomal protein S19 produces the protein MARSIKKGPFADASLLKKVDAMNASGDKSVIKTWSRRSTIFPSMVGHTIAVHDGRKHVPVYVTEDMVGHKLGEFVATRTYRGHGKDEKKSKVR, from the coding sequence ATGGCACGTTCAATTAAAAAAGGACCATTCGCAGACGCAAGCCTGCTTAAGAAGGTTGATGCAATGAACGCATCCGGAGATAAGTCTGTCATCAAGACTTGGTCCCGCCGTTCTACAATCTTCCCAAGCATGGTTGGACATACAATTGCAGTTCATGACGGAAGAAAACACGTACCTGTATATGTAACAGAGGATATGGTAGGACACAAGCTTGGCGAGTTTGTAGCTACAAGGACATATAGAGGACATGGAAAAGACGAAAAGAAATCAAAAGTTAGATAA
- the rplB gene encoding 50S ribosomal protein L2 has protein sequence MGIKTYRPYTPSRRQMTGSDFSEITKTTPEKSLLAPKTRQAGRNNQGKITVRHRGGGAKKKYRIIDFKRRKDGIAATVIGIEYDPNRSANIALICYEDGEKAYIIAPQGLTDGMKVMNGPEAEVKVGNCLPLSEIPVGTQIHNIELYPGKGGQLVRSAGNSAQLMAKEGKYATLRLPSGEMRMVPIQCRASVGVVGNGDHNLINIGKAGRKRHMGIRPTVRGSVMNPNDHPHGGGEGKTGIGRPGPCTPWGKPALGLKTRKKNKASNKMIVRRRDGKAIK, from the coding sequence ATGGGAATTAAAACTTATCGCCCATATACGCCTTCCAGAAGACAGATGACTGGCTCTGATTTCTCAGAGATCACCAAGACAACGCCAGAGAAGTCTTTACTGGCTCCAAAGACCAGACAGGCAGGACGTAACAATCAAGGTAAAATCACAGTTAGACACCGCGGAGGCGGAGCTAAGAAGAAATATAGAATTATCGACTTCAAGAGAAGGAAAGACGGAATTGCGGCAACTGTAATCGGTATCGAGTACGATCCGAACAGATCAGCCAATATCGCTTTGATCTGCTACGAAGACGGTGAAAAAGCATATATCATCGCGCCACAGGGACTGACAGACGGCATGAAGGTTATGAATGGACCAGAGGCCGAAGTAAAGGTTGGCAACTGCCTTCCGCTTTCTGAGATCCCGGTAGGTACTCAGATTCACAATATCGAACTTTATCCTGGAAAGGGCGGACAGCTGGTTCGTTCCGCAGGAAACAGCGCTCAGCTGATGGCAAAAGAAGGCAAGTATGCCACTTTAAGACTTCCATCAGGAGAGATGAGAATGGTTCCGATTCAGTGCAGAGCATCTGTTGGAGTTGTAGGAAACGGAGATCACAACCTGATCAACATTGGTAAAGCAGGACGTAAGCGTCACATGGGTATCAGACCGACAGTTCGTGGTTCTGTTATGAACCCGAATGACCATCCGCATGGTGGTGGCGAAGGCAAGACTGGAATCGGACGTCCGGGTCCATGCACGCCTTGGGGCAAGCCAGCACTTGGTCTTAAGACAAGAAAGAAAAACAAAGCTTCTAACAAGATGATTGTAAGAAGAAGAGATGGCAAAGCGATCAAATAA
- the rplW gene encoding 50S ribosomal protein L23 — translation MANVQYYDVILKPVVTEKSMELMGEKKYTFLVHPEATKSQVKEAVEKMFNGTKVKSVNTMNYAGKKKRVRGTMQFGKTAKSKKAVVQLTEDSADIEIFEGL, via the coding sequence ATGGCTAACGTTCAATATTATGATGTAATCCTTAAGCCAGTTGTAACTGAGAAGAGCATGGAACTTATGGGAGAAAAGAAATACACATTTCTGGTTCATCCGGAAGCAACCAAATCTCAGGTGAAAGAAGCAGTTGAGAAGATGTTTAACGGCACAAAAGTAAAAAGCGTTAACACAATGAACTACGCTGGCAAGAAGAAGAGAGTCCGCGGAACAATGCAGTTCGGAAAGACGGCAAAGTCTAAGAAAGCAGTTGTTCAGTTAACAGAGGACAGCGCAGATATCGAGATTTTCGAGGGGTTATAG
- the rplD gene encoding 50S ribosomal protein L4: MANVSVYNIEGKEVGTMDLSDAVFGVEINEHLLHMAVVNQLANKRQGTQKAKTRSEVSGGGRKPWRQKGTGHARQGSTRAPQWTGGGVVFAPVPRDYSFKMNKKEKRAALKSALTAKVEEKKFIVVDEIKLDEIKTKNFANILKNLDVSKALVVLEDGNTNAEVSARNIADIKTARSNTINVYDILKYNTVIATKAAVANIEEVYA; this comes from the coding sequence ATGGCTAACGTATCTGTTTATAATATCGAAGGCAAAGAAGTTGGTACGATGGATTTAAGCGATGCGGTATTTGGTGTTGAGATCAATGAACACCTTTTACACATGGCAGTTGTAAACCAGCTTGCAAACAAACGTCAGGGAACACAGAAAGCGAAGACACGTTCTGAAGTTTCCGGCGGCGGCAGAAAACCATGGAGACAGAAAGGAACAGGTCACGCAAGACAGGGTTCTACAAGAGCTCCGCAGTGGACAGGCGGTGGAGTAGTATTCGCTCCGGTGCCGAGAGACTATTCATTCAAGATGAATAAGAAAGAGAAGAGAGCAGCTCTTAAATCCGCTCTCACAGCAAAGGTAGAAGAGAAGAAGTTCATCGTTGTTGATGAGATCAAGCTTGATGAGATCAAGACGAAGAATTTTGCAAATATCCTGAAGAATTTAGATGTATCCAAAGCATTAGTAGTATTAGAAGATGGAAATACAAATGCAGAAGTTTCCGCAAGAAACATTGCAGACATTAAGACTGCAAGATCTAATACGATCAATGTGTACGACATCTTGAAGTACAACACAGTAATCGCAACGAAAGCTGCTGTTGCCAATATTGAGGAGGTGTACGCATAA
- the rplC gene encoding 50S ribosomal protein L3, giving the protein MKKAILATKVGMTQIFSEDGTLTPVTVLQAGPCVVTQVKTVENDGYDAVQVGFVDKKDKIVNKDKSGKKEIAHRHGVTKAEQGHFAKAGVSGKRFVREFKLENAGEYELAQEIKADIFEAGDKIDATAISKGKGFQGAIKRHGQHRGPMTHGSKFHRHAGSNGAASDPSKVFKGKKMPGHMGSKKITIQNLEIVRVDAENNLILVKGSVPGPKKSLVTIKEAVKAN; this is encoded by the coding sequence ATGAAGAAAGCTATTTTAGCGACAAAAGTCGGAATGACTCAGATCTTCAGCGAAGACGGAACATTGACGCCCGTAACAGTACTTCAGGCTGGCCCGTGTGTTGTAACTCAGGTCAAGACTGTTGAAAACGATGGCTACGATGCGGTTCAGGTTGGATTCGTTGACAAGAAAGACAAGATTGTAAACAAGGATAAGAGCGGCAAGAAAGAGATCGCTCATCGCCATGGCGTGACAAAGGCTGAGCAGGGACATTTTGCAAAAGCCGGCGTTTCAGGAAAGAGATTCGTAAGAGAATTCAAACTTGAGAATGCAGGAGAATATGAACTTGCACAGGAAATCAAGGCAGATATCTTCGAGGCAGGCGACAAGATCGATGCTACGGCAATCTCCAAAGGTAAGGGATTCCAGGGCGCGATCAAGAGACATGGCCAGCACAGAGGTCCAATGACACATGGTTCTAAGTTCCATCGTCATGCGGGATCCAACGGAGCGGCTTCTGATCCGAGCAAGGTATTCAAAGGAAAGAAGATGCCGGGACACATGGGAAGCAAGAAGATTACGATTCAGAATCTTGAGATCGTCCGTGTAGACGCAGAGAACAACCTGATTTTAGTGAAGGGCTCTGTACCGGGACCGAAGAAATCCTTAGTAACTATTAAAGAAGCAGTAAAGGCTAACTAG
- the rpsJ gene encoding 30S ribosomal protein S10, translated as MASQVMRITLKAYDHQLVDASAKKIIETVKKNGSQVSGPVPLPTKKEVVTILRAVHKYKDSREQFEQRTHKRLIDIITPTQKTVDALSRLEMPAGVYIDIKMKNK; from the coding sequence ATGGCAAGTCAAGTAATGAGAATCACTTTGAAAGCGTATGATCATCAGTTGGTTGATGCATCCGCAAAGAAAATCATCGAAACTGTAAAAAAGAATGGATCACAGGTGAGCGGGCCGGTGCCACTTCCAACTAAAAAGGAAGTAGTGACAATCTTAAGGGCGGTTCACAAATACAAAGATTCCAGAGAGCAGTTCGAGCAAAGGACTCATAAGAGACTCATCGATATCATTACGCCGACACAGAAGACTGTGGATGCATTATCTAGATTAGAGATGCCGGCTGGCGTTTATATTGATATCAAAATGAAAAACAAATAA
- a CDS encoding sulfite exporter TauE/SafE family protein → MNVIMILRIVLGLFALVSLGFFVKDLLAHKEDFTKEKAVPLAIIGCITNLLDTWGIGSYATTQAGFKFTKSSPDETIPGTLNVGDTFPVTLEALLFFSFVDIDPLTLVLMLAGSVVGALVGAGIVCKWNVKYVRIGLGVGLMILAVVMACRNAGVGPFGMAGTALGLTGIKLVIGVVVNFFLGALMMIGVGLYAPCLALVSALGMEVGTAFPIMMGSCAFLMNAACFKFIKEGKYDRKAAFYLAVFGCIGVFIAYKVACMFSLKTLTYIICVVMVYTSIMFFRDAKKAA, encoded by the coding sequence ATGAACGTTATTATGATTTTACGTATCGTGCTGGGACTCTTTGCATTAGTATCTTTAGGATTCTTTGTAAAAGACCTGCTTGCTCACAAAGAAGATTTTACAAAAGAAAAAGCCGTACCTTTAGCAATCATCGGCTGCATTACCAACCTTCTTGATACATGGGGAATCGGTAGTTACGCAACCACACAGGCCGGGTTCAAATTTACAAAGTCAAGCCCGGACGAGACAATTCCTGGAACACTGAATGTTGGAGATACATTCCCTGTAACATTGGAAGCATTACTGTTCTTCAGTTTCGTTGACATTGATCCACTTACCTTAGTATTAATGCTTGCAGGCTCTGTTGTTGGTGCTCTTGTTGGTGCTGGTATCGTTTGTAAATGGAATGTTAAGTATGTTCGTATTGGTCTTGGTGTTGGTCTTATGATTCTTGCAGTCGTAATGGCTTGCAGAAATGCAGGTGTAGGACCTTTCGGTATGGCTGGTACAGCATTAGGCTTAACAGGAATCAAATTAGTAATTGGTGTTGTTGTTAACTTCTTCTTAGGCGCTCTTATGATGATCGGTGTTGGTCTGTACGCACCTTGTCTCGCATTAGTTAGTGCACTGGGAATGGAAGTTGGAACTGCTTTCCCAATCATGATGGGATCTTGTGCATTCCTTATGAACGCTGCTTGCTTCAAGTTTATCAAAGAAGGCAAGTACGACAGAAAGGCCGCTTTCTACTTGGCAGTATTCGGATGCATCGGCGTATTTATCGCTTACAAGGTTGCATGTATGTTCTCACTGAAGACATTGACCTACATCATCTGTGTAGTAATGGTTTACACATCTATCATGTTCTTCAGAGATGCTAAAAAGGCAGCATAG
- a CDS encoding glycine/sarcosine/betaine reductase component B subunit, whose protein sequence is MGIGPSTKETSLHHFRDPLLDVVSSDTDLDLMGIIIVGTPDDNEDKMLVGTRTAVWAEAMRADGVIISSDGWGNSDVDYTNTCEQVGTRGIAVTGLNFSGTVAQFVVVNNYLDGIVDINKSADGTETNVVGENNMVELDCKKATALLKLKMRKNEKK, encoded by the coding sequence ATGGGTATAGGACCATCAACAAAAGAAACATCATTGCATCACTTCAGGGATCCGCTGCTGGATGTAGTCTCTTCGGATACAGATCTGGATCTGATGGGAATTATCATCGTAGGAACACCGGACGATAATGAGGATAAGATGCTTGTAGGAACCAGGACGGCTGTTTGGGCCGAGGCAATGCGTGCGGACGGCGTAATCATCTCTTCGGACGGATGGGGAAACAGCGACGTGGATTACACGAATACATGCGAGCAGGTGGGGACGAGAGGCATCGCGGTGACGGGCCTTAATTTCAGCGGTACGGTAGCTCAATTTGTAGTTGTAAATAATTACCTGGATGGAATTGTGGATATCAATAAGAGCGCGGACGGGACAGAGACCAATGTGGTTGGGGAAAACAATATGGTCGAGCTGGATTGCAAAAAGGCGACTGCGCTTCTGAAACTTAAGATGCGAAAGAATGAGAAAAAGTAG
- the prdD gene encoding proline reductase cluster protein PrdD, with protein sequence MAEEVKDLRRLVIKAFHMNDVEWGEHNDITVDGNMTVSKEMIDQLVAQEEHIEKIDIQIIKPGDHDRWTNTIMDIIPISTKVLGKLGEGITHTITGVYVMLTGVDVNGKQCHEFGSSEGNLKDQLYLNRAGTPGDDDYIISFDVTLAAGMGQERPGPTAAHRACDKFIQTYRDKMKKFKGEKCTERHEYHDVVRPGKKRVLIVKQVAGQGAMYDTHLFSKEPSGVEGGRSIIDMGNMPILVTPNEYRDGIIRSMQ encoded by the coding sequence TTGGCTGAAGAGGTAAAAGACCTGAGACGTCTTGTAATTAAAGCGTTCCACATGAATGATGTAGAGTGGGGTGAACATAATGATATTACTGTTGACGGTAATATGACAGTCAGTAAAGAAATGATTGATCAGCTGGTGGCTCAGGAGGAACACATTGAAAAAATTGATATTCAGATTATTAAGCCGGGGGATCATGACCGTTGGACGAATACGATTATGGATATCATACCGATCTCTACAAAGGTACTTGGAAAATTAGGGGAGGGCATTACCCATACCATTACCGGCGTATATGTAATGCTTACCGGCGTTGACGTAAATGGAAAGCAATGCCATGAATTCGGTTCTTCTGAGGGGAATCTGAAAGACCAGCTGTACTTGAACCGTGCAGGCACGCCGGGGGATGATGATTACATAATTTCCTTTGATGTAACGCTTGCAGCCGGAATGGGGCAGGAGAGGCCTGGACCGACTGCCGCACATAGGGCGTGCGATAAGTTTATCCAGACATACCGTGATAAGATGAAGAAGTTCAAAGGCGAGAAGTGTACGGAACGCCATGAGTACCATGATGTGGTAAGGCCGGGAAAGAAACGCGTCCTGATCGTAAAGCAGGTGGCAGGACAGGGAGCAATGTATGATACGCATCTGTTTTCCAAAGAGCCGTCTGGCGTAGAGGGCGGACGTTCAATTATCGATATGGGCAATATGCCGATCCTTGTAACTCCAAATGAGTACAGAGACGGTATTATCCGCTCCATGCAGTAG
- the prdB gene encoding D-proline reductase (dithiol) protein PrdB encodes MSLTVVKGLQSEIFVPITPPSVWTPVTKELKDMSIALATAAGVHKKDQERFNLAGDFTWRKIENTTPSSELMVSHGGYDNSDVNKDINCMFPIDRIHELAAEGFIRACAPVHAGFMGGGGNQEKFKGETGPAIAQMFKEEDVDAVILTAGUGTCHRSAVLVQRAIEEAGIPTIIIAALPPVVRQTGTPRAVAPLVPMGANAGGPHNVEQQTQIVKATLEQLVEIQTPGKIVPLPFEYVAKI; translated from the coding sequence ATGAGTTTAACGGTTGTTAAAGGTTTACAATCTGAAATATTCGTTCCTATTACTCCACCATCAGTATGGACTCCTGTAACAAAAGAGTTGAAAGACATGTCTATCGCTCTTGCAACAGCTGCCGGTGTTCATAAGAAGGATCAGGAAAGATTCAATCTTGCTGGTGACTTTACATGGAGAAAAATAGAGAACACAACACCATCTAGCGAACTGATGGTATCCCATGGTGGATATGATAACAGTGATGTTAACAAAGATATCAACTGTATGTTCCCGATTGACAGAATTCATGAATTGGCTGCTGAAGGATTTATCAGGGCTTGTGCTCCGGTACATGCAGGATTCATGGGTGGTGGCGGAAACCAGGAGAAGTTCAAAGGCGAAACTGGTCCGGCTATCGCGCAGATGTTCAAAGAAGAGGACGTTGACGCAGTAATTCTCACCGCTGGCTGAGGAACCTGCCACCGCTCTGCAGTATTGGTGCAGAGAGCGATTGAAGAAGCTGGAATTCCTACTATTATTATTGCAGCTCTTCCACCAGTTGTTCGCCAGACTGGTACTCCTCGTGCAGTTGCTCCATTGGTACCTATGGGTGCTAATGCAGGTGGACCGCACAATGTTGAACAGCAGACACAGATCGTAAAGGCAACTCTGGAGCAGTTAGTTGAAATCCAGACACCTGGAAAGATTGTTCCACTGCCATTCGAGTATGTAGCTAAGATTTAA
- a CDS encoding CBO2463/CBO2479 domain-containing protein: protein MNNERLNYGDRVIYMEGVVVDVDDCSISVDLKGRLGFFKAPRRMFICDTEPKVGQEFGWNMSFPEQLGPEINDKYVSNIEKERRKQEEMRIRLDDNKEV, encoded by the coding sequence ATGAATAATGAACGTTTGAATTATGGCGATAGAGTCATTTACATGGAAGGTGTTGTCGTTGACGTTGATGACTGCAGTATCAGCGTAGACTTGAAAGGACGCTTAGGGTTCTTCAAAGCACCGAGACGAATGTTTATCTGTGATACTGAGCCGAAGGTGGGGCAGGAATTCGGATGGAACATGAGTTTTCCGGAACAGTTGGGACCGGAGATAAATGACAAATACGTCAGCAACATAGAAAAAGAACGGCGCAAACAAGAAGAGATGCGCATACGTTTGGATGATAATAAGGAGGTCTAA